GCTCGCGGGGTGCCACCGCGCCGGGGTGGTCCACCGCGACGTCAAGCCCGACAACGTCCTCCTCGACCTGGACGACGACCCCGCCGGGGAGGGTGCGCCCCCGCGGGTGCGGCTCGCGGACTTCGggtccgccgcgtggctcggcggcggcagcggcgagggcgcgcggcgcgggagcgTCGAGGGGCTCGTGGGCACCCCGCACTACGTGGCGCCCgaggtggtggctggcggcgagTACGGCGAGAAGGTGGACGTGTGGAGCGCCGGGGTGGTGGCGTACGTGCTGCTCTCCGGCGGCGCGCTCCCGTTCGGCGGCGAGACGCCCGCGGAGGTGTTCGCGGCCGTGCTGAGGGGCAGCCTCAGATTCCCGCCCGCGCTCTTCGCGGGGGTCTCGCCGGCGGCCAAGGACCTGATGCGCCGGATGATGTGCCGCGACGCCTCCAGAaggttctccgccgagcaggtCCTCAGTAAGTTCGTTTGGATCTTTTGATCTTTCCCCCTCCCTTATCTCGATTCTATCCTGCATTTGGAATGGTTTAgatatgtttttgtttttttccctgGATTATTAAATCGTAATCCGATCAGACACTAGCGCAGATCATGCGCGCCTTATCTGCCTCCAACAACTTATCTAATCCTGGatctttttttaacaaaaaaaatgcaggGCACCCGTGGATCCAGAGCGGAGGTGGCGCCCGAGAGGTGGTGCAGCCGACCTGAATCCATGCCGAAGCCGACCTGATGGATCGTGTGTTCATCGACCTGGAATTTTTAGTATCCTACGAGTTTTGTCCATATCAGTCGACGTCTTTGTATATCCAGTACGCGACCTGCGTCGAGGAGTGGTGCGGAGACCGCCGCTTCGCTGCGCGTCCGGGAGTGACGGTGATGGCTTCACCTGGCCCGTTTTTCTCTTTCGCTTTTGGGCCTTTTTTCGGCCGCCCTATCTGCTTGAGAGAGCAAGCACCTTGCAGTAGTTTTAAGGACGTGAGGCGATGATGTGTGTTCGTATGTGTAACAGCGCATGTAAAAATGAATAATAAGTGCTAGTGGATTTGAGCTTCCTCAATGGTTTGACCTCCGTCGGTTGCGGACTTATGGTTCAGTAGTGGCAGTTTTGAAACACCAAAGTAGAGGTGTTTCTCGTGATACATTTTTGTAAGGAGATACGGTGACCCACCTTATCTATAGCCGGAGCTACTTATCCATTGGCAACGCTTTCAGGACTTAGGGTGCTTTGGTTTAGCCGAAGCTGtgggaagttttttttttttcctcaccgGCTTCGTCTCTTTCACAGTACCACGCACTATTTAGCACTATACATTACTGTAGCACGAAATCGAAATTCCTTTGGCCTAAGCCATGTCAATATACGCATCCCCTTgtctgaatatttttttaaagacCCCCTTATCTGATTAATAGTTGGTAGTGCTGATTGGCTTTAATCACATCCGTTGAAGCACCAATAACCCTAGTTTAATCTTGACAGCGGCGATCACTCACAAGTCACAGTGGCGAATGAAAAGCCCTCCCTTTTCTGTTGCaacgcggagagagagagaatcga
This portion of the Setaria viridis chromosome 7, Setaria_viridis_v4.0, whole genome shotgun sequence genome encodes:
- the LOC117862863 gene encoding phosphoenolpyruvate carboxylase kinase 1 isoform X2 — encoded protein: MSEQLKRDYEIGEEIGRGRFGVVHRCVSRATGEPFAVKSVDRSALADDLDRALAELEPKLAQLAGAGGANPGVVQVRAVYEDDAWTHTVMDLCTGPDLLDWVRLRRGAPVPEPDAARVVAQLAEALAGCHRAGVVHRDVKPDNVLLDLDDDPAGEGAPPRVRLADFGSAAWLGGGSGEGARRGSVEGLVGTPHYVAPEVVAGGEYGEKVDVWSAGVVAYVLLSGGALPFGGETPAEVFAAVLRGSLRFPPALFAGVSPAAKDLMRRMMCRDASRRFSAEQVLRHPWIQSGGGAREVVQPT
- the LOC117862863 gene encoding phosphoenolpyruvate carboxylase kinase 1 isoform X1 yields the protein MSEQLKRDYEIGEEIGRGRFGVVHRCVSRATGEPFAVKSVDRSALADDLDRALAELEPKLAQLAGAGGANPGVVQVRAVYEDDAWTHTVMDLCTGPDLLDWVRLRRGAPVPEPDAARVVAQLAEALAGCHRAGVVHRDVKPDNVLLDLDDDPAGEGAPPRVRLADFGSAAWLGGGSGEGARRGSVEGLVGTPHYVAPEVVAGGEYGEKVDVWSAGVVAYVLLSGGALPFGGETPAEVFAAVLRGSLRFPPALFAGVSPAAKDLMRRMMCRDASRRFSAEQGTRGSRAEVAPERWCSRPESMPKPT